The Primulina eburnea isolate SZY01 chromosome 6, ASM2296580v1, whole genome shotgun sequence genome contains a region encoding:
- the LOC140834581 gene encoding protein unc-13 homolog isoform X3, whose translation MEFSNPTLRKYRDDRRRLLEFVLSSGLIKEIRTPAGPTTSFSSINFDSISTDYVLECINSGGVLDVSQARKRYYDESSQPITMHLRSGDVYYLHSDPNSMGSPPFRMPPPMPMNHADFVELRKSETNYPAGKKSPSLFQETRKNCQETTVPDLNCMGNTTVLSAVLPTLKTGFSDDDLRESAYEVFLACMMFSRVEIYSTEAKKRERSARFLGVLNNRREKRHVEHESPDRNLKIHETIRMQMQISEATDTLIRRRLTQFASSKPCGDVDVPQLSLALLTGILRTDFPSEKSYIHWKNRQANVLEELLSSDHNKNRKQMIGASLAKIRNPEEWDLKMSPSERSDFLLVIRQVALALSSMPGRFGIEGETYYWTTGYHLNIRLYEKILCSVFDILEDSQIIEESEEILELTKLTWSMLGITQKLHHALFAWVLFQQFVATEDMALLDYSLCEVDKVLSAEMCDDREVAYTNSLTSFTFSNGHEMRLSLMQSIFLSISSWCDSKLQDYHLHFSKKKLFFERVVTMALSAGNEDFVPHINSEQFTGAGTSSELVTGKIRGYVEKSLDAACRRVSFVLYLAIINFCDCNHNKVDLWSQVTYSPSSGYIKDTIHPLVTLANELNLIVEEDLSIFSPVLSQWYRECAMISAKKLHQFYGERLKPFLQDVTCLTMDVRKVLSAAVALEACLTKLHTSVCNETKSPSANEPAFDYFPIAEISGPIILDWIVAQHERILEWTARAFELEDWEPLSLQQKQAASAVEVFRIIEETVDQFFEFSLPMDITHLQALLSVIFHSLDAYLSKMSIQLVEKKFFYPSTPLTRYKEAAFPIVKKKVVEHSILDDEVHKQLDILATSKLCIRLNTYRYIQKQITVLEDGIRKSWEAIIPCRLYGCQMTPGTLGTSVDLNDESVTELFVATLDCIRDSAGHAIKRTCDFLGAKIVFWDMRDSFLFNLYHGGVEGNRLDDLLPQFDSALNNVCRLIDETIRDLVVSSIYKASLEGFVWLLLDGGPSRAFSDTDISMIEEDLSVFEDLFVANGEGLPRSLIEEESKFVHQILSLFSLQTQSVIQMLMESSEHISVDTTSPRYAQRYLGDAETLIRVLCHKKDREASKFLKRHYQLPPSSDYGETSSEDSSFHSPLLADIVKRSASFRWSDKSQSSFKFMKKKLQEATWDIKHVTWSK comes from the exons ATGGAATTTTCGAATCCCACGTTGCGCAAGTACCGTGATGATCGACGGAGGCTTCTTGAATTTGTGCTATCATCTGGCCTGATCAAGGAAATCCGAACTCCGGCGGGCCCCACCACCTCCTTTTCCAGCATTAATTTTGATTCTATCAGCACTGATTATGTGCTTGAGTGCATTAATTCGG GTGGCGTGCTGGATGTTTCTCAAGCAAGGAAGAGATATTATGATGAGTCTTCACAACCAATAACG ATGCATTTACGATCTGGAGATGTTTATTACCTTCATTCAGATCCAAACTCAATGGGATCTCCACCTTTTCGTATGCCCCCGCCAATGCCCATGAACCATGCAGATTTTGTTGAATTAAGGAAGTCTGAAACTAATTATCCAGCTGGCAAAAAATCACCTTCGTTATTCCAGGAAACTAGGAAGAACTGCCAAGAAACTACAGTTCCAGATTTAAATTGTATGGGTAATACTACTGTTCTTTCAGCAGTTTTACCAACTCTAAAGACAG GGTTTTCGGATGATGACTTGCGGGAATCTGCTTATGAAGTGTTTCTCGCATGTATGATGTTCTCTCG GGTTGAAATTTATTCAACTGAGGCAAAAAAGAGAGAAAGAAGTGCTAGATTTCTGGGTGTCTTGAATAATCGAAGAGAGAAACGACATGTAGAGCATGAATCTCCAGATAGAAATTTGAAGATCCATGAAACTATTCGCATGCAAATGCAG ATCTCAGAGGCAACGGATACACTTATTAGGCGTAGGTTGACACAGTTTGCTTCCAGTAAACCTTGTGGAGATGTTGATGTTCCACAACTGTCATTGGCGCTTTTGACTGGAATCTTAAGAACTGATTTTCCAAGTGAGAAATCGTACATCCACTGGAAGAACAGACAA GCAAATGTTCTTGAAGAACTACTTTCTTCTGATCATAATAAGAACAGGAAACAGATGATTGGAGCTTCACTTGCAAAAATTAGAAATCCAGAG GAATGGGATCTTAAGATGTCTCCATCAGAACGGAGTGACTTTCTTTTAGTTATTCGTCAAGTTGCATTGGCATTGTCATCCATGCCTGGGCGTTTTGGTATTGAAGGGGAGACATATTATTGGACAACTGGTTATCATTTAAATATCAGGCTCTATGAGAAGATTCTCTGCAGTGTATTTGACATCCTGGAAGACAGCCAAATAATAGAG GAATCAGAGGAAATTTTAGAGTTGACAAAGTTGACTTGGTCAATGTTGGGCATCACTCAAAAACTGCATCATGCATTGTTTGCATGGGTGCTTTTTCAACAG TTCGTTGCAACCGAAGACATGGCACTTTTGGACTATTCACTTTGTGAAGTTGATAAAGTTTTATCTGCTGAAATGTGTGATGACAGAGAAGTGGCTTACACAAATAGTTTGACAAGCTTTACTTTCAGTAACGGACATGAAATGAGATTGAGTTTGATGCAATCCATCTTTCTATCAATTAGCTCATGGTGTGACAGTAAATTGCAGGATTATCATCTGCATTTTAGTAAG AAAAAACTATTTTTTGAGAGGGTGGTAACCATGGCGTTATCTGCAGGCAATGAAGATTTCGTTCCGCATATAAATTCCGAG CAGTTTACCGGGGCTGGCACTTCTAGTGAGCTTGTTACTGGAAAGATCAGAGGATATGTCGAGAAGTCTTTGGATGCTGCATGCAGGAGAGTAAGCTTCGTGTTGTACTTGGCCATTATTAACTTCTGTGATTGTAATCATAACAAAGTGGATTTGTGGTCACAGGTTACTTATTCTCCTTCTTCTGGGTATATAAAAGATACGATTCATCCACTAGTTACACTTGCAAATGAGTTGAACCTCATCGTTGAGGAGGATCTCTCTATATTTTCCCCAGTTCTAAGTCAATGGTATCGTGAATGTGCTATGATCTCAGCCAAAAAGTTGCACCAGTTTTATGGTGAAAGACTG AAACCATTTCTCCAGGATGTAACATGCCTTACCATGGATGTAAGGAAGGTGCTTTCCGCTGCTGTTGCATTGGAGGCTTGTCTTACTAAACTCCATACTTCTGTTTGTAACGAAACTAAGTCACCCTCTGCCAACGAGCCAGCATTTGACTATTTTCCG ATTGCTGAAATTTCTGGGCCAATCATTCTTGACTGGATAGTTGCACAACATGAAAGAATCCTGGAATGGACTGCACGTGCTTTTGAGCTTGAG GACTGGGAACCTTTGTCATTGCAGCAAAAGCAAGCAGCTTCAGCAGTTGAAGTGTTTAGGATCATAGAAGAG ACCGTGGATCAATTTTTTGAGTTTAGCCTTCCAATGGACATCACACATTTGCAAGCTCTATTGTCCGTAATTTTTCACAGCTTGGATGCCTATTTGTCAAAAATGTCCATCCAGTTAG TtgagaagaaatttttttatcctTCTACCCCTTTGACACGCTACAAGGAAGCGGCATTTCCTATTGTCAAGAAAAAGGTTGTAGAGCATTCGATTCTAGATGATGAAGTACATAAACAGTTGGATATATTGGCAACTTCCAAGCTATGCATCAGATTGAACACTTATCGA TATATTCAGAAACAGATCACAGTACTTGAAGATGGCATTAGGAAGTCGTGGGAAGCTATCATACCATGCCGTTTATATGGATGTC AGATGACCCCTGGGACTTTGGGGACTTCTGTCGATTTGAATGATGAATCAGTTACGGAGCTTTTTGTTGCCACCCTGGATTGCATCAGGGATTCGGCTGGGCATGCTATTAAAAGGACTTGTGACTTCCTTG GAGCCAAAATTGTGTTCTGGGATATGAGGGATTCTTTTCTGTTTAATTTGTATCATGGTGGTGTTGAAGGCAACCGCTTGGATGATTTACTTCCTCAATTTGATAGT GCCCTCAATAATGTATGTCGATTGATTGACGAAACAATCAGAGACCTTGTGGTCTCCAGCATTTATAAGGCATCACTG GAAGGATTTGTATGGTTGTTACTTGACGGGGGTCCGTCACGTGCATTTTCTGACACAGATATTTCAATGATTGAAGAAGATCTTAGTGTGTTTGAA GACTTGTTTGTTGCCAATGGAGAAGGGCTTCCTCGTTCATTAATTGAGGAGGAATCAAAGTTTGTCCATCAGATTCTAAGCCTTTTCTCTCTTCAG ACTCAATCCGTGATCCAGATGCTGATGGAATCTAGTGAACACATTTCAGTAGATACCACCAGTCCTAGATATGCTCAGCGATACTTGGGAGATGCCGAAACATTAATACGGGTATTATGCCACAAGAAAGATAGGGAAGCCTCAAAGTTCTTAAAGAGACATTATCAGCTTCCTCCGTCTTCTG ATTATGGCGAAACTTCATCAGAGGATTCCAGTTTCCATTCTCCTTTATTGGCAGATATTGTGAAGCGAAGTGCATCCTTTCGATGGTCAGATAAAAGTCAGAGCAGCTTCAAATTTATGAAGAAGAAACTCCAAGAAGCAACGTGGGACATAAAGCATGTGACATGGTCAAAATAG
- the LOC140834581 gene encoding protein unc-13 homolog isoform X2, protein MEFSNPTLRKYRDDRRRLLEFVLSSGLIKEIRTPAGPTTSFSSINFDSISTDYVLECINSGGVLDVSQARKRYYDESSQPITFLQMHLRSGDVYYLHSDPNSMGSPPFRMPPPMPMNHADFVELRKSETNYPAGKKSPSLFQETRKNCQETTVPDLNCMGNTTVLSAVLPTLKTGFSDDDLRESAYEVFLACMMFSRVEIYSTEAKKRERSARFLGVLNNRREKRHVEHESPDRNLKIHETIRMQMQISEATDTLIRRRLTQFASSKPCGDVDVPQLSLALLTGILRTDFPSEKSYIHWKNRQANVLEELLSSDHNKNRKQMIGASLAKIRNPEEWDLKMSPSERSDFLLVIRQVALALSSMPGRFGIEGETYYWTTGYHLNIRLYEKILCSVFDILEDSQIIEESEEILELTKLTWSMLGITQKLHHALFAWVLFQQFVATEDMALLDYSLCEVDKVLSAEMCDDREVAYTNSLTSFTFSNGHEMRLSLMQSIFLSISSWCDSKLQDYHLHFSKKKLFFERVVTMALSAGNEDFVPHINSEFTGAGTSSELVTGKIRGYVEKSLDAACRRVSFVLYLAIINFCDCNHNKVDLWSQVTYSPSSGYIKDTIHPLVTLANELNLIVEEDLSIFSPVLSQWYRECAMISAKKLHQFYGERLKPFLQDVTCLTMDVRKVLSAAVALEACLTKLHTSVCNETKSPSANEPAFDYFPIAEISGPIILDWIVAQHERILEWTARAFELEDWEPLSLQQKQAASAVEVFRIIEETVDQFFEFSLPMDITHLQALLSVIFHSLDAYLSKMSIQLVEKKFFYPSTPLTRYKEAAFPIVKKKVVEHSILDDEVHKQLDILATSKLCIRLNTYRYIQKQITVLEDGIRKSWEAIIPCRLYGCQMTPGTLGTSVDLNDESVTELFVATLDCIRDSAGHAIKRTCDFLGAKIVFWDMRDSFLFNLYHGGVEGNRLDDLLPQFDSALNNVCRLIDETIRDLVVSSIYKASLEGFVWLLLDGGPSRAFSDTDISMIEEDLSVFEDLFVANGEGLPRSLIEEESKFVHQILSLFSLQTQSVIQMLMESSEHISVDTTSPRYAQRYLGDAETLIRVLCHKKDREASKFLKRHYQLPPSSDYGETSSEDSSFHSPLLADIVKRSASFRWSDKSQSSFKFMKKKLQEATWDIKHVTWSK, encoded by the exons ATGGAATTTTCGAATCCCACGTTGCGCAAGTACCGTGATGATCGACGGAGGCTTCTTGAATTTGTGCTATCATCTGGCCTGATCAAGGAAATCCGAACTCCGGCGGGCCCCACCACCTCCTTTTCCAGCATTAATTTTGATTCTATCAGCACTGATTATGTGCTTGAGTGCATTAATTCGG GTGGCGTGCTGGATGTTTCTCAAGCAAGGAAGAGATATTATGATGAGTCTTCACAACCAATAACG TTTCTGCAGATGCATTTACGATCTGGAGATGTTTATTACCTTCATTCAGATCCAAACTCAATGGGATCTCCACCTTTTCGTATGCCCCCGCCAATGCCCATGAACCATGCAGATTTTGTTGAATTAAGGAAGTCTGAAACTAATTATCCAGCTGGCAAAAAATCACCTTCGTTATTCCAGGAAACTAGGAAGAACTGCCAAGAAACTACAGTTCCAGATTTAAATTGTATGGGTAATACTACTGTTCTTTCAGCAGTTTTACCAACTCTAAAGACAG GGTTTTCGGATGATGACTTGCGGGAATCTGCTTATGAAGTGTTTCTCGCATGTATGATGTTCTCTCG GGTTGAAATTTATTCAACTGAGGCAAAAAAGAGAGAAAGAAGTGCTAGATTTCTGGGTGTCTTGAATAATCGAAGAGAGAAACGACATGTAGAGCATGAATCTCCAGATAGAAATTTGAAGATCCATGAAACTATTCGCATGCAAATGCAG ATCTCAGAGGCAACGGATACACTTATTAGGCGTAGGTTGACACAGTTTGCTTCCAGTAAACCTTGTGGAGATGTTGATGTTCCACAACTGTCATTGGCGCTTTTGACTGGAATCTTAAGAACTGATTTTCCAAGTGAGAAATCGTACATCCACTGGAAGAACAGACAA GCAAATGTTCTTGAAGAACTACTTTCTTCTGATCATAATAAGAACAGGAAACAGATGATTGGAGCTTCACTTGCAAAAATTAGAAATCCAGAG GAATGGGATCTTAAGATGTCTCCATCAGAACGGAGTGACTTTCTTTTAGTTATTCGTCAAGTTGCATTGGCATTGTCATCCATGCCTGGGCGTTTTGGTATTGAAGGGGAGACATATTATTGGACAACTGGTTATCATTTAAATATCAGGCTCTATGAGAAGATTCTCTGCAGTGTATTTGACATCCTGGAAGACAGCCAAATAATAGAG GAATCAGAGGAAATTTTAGAGTTGACAAAGTTGACTTGGTCAATGTTGGGCATCACTCAAAAACTGCATCATGCATTGTTTGCATGGGTGCTTTTTCAACAG TTCGTTGCAACCGAAGACATGGCACTTTTGGACTATTCACTTTGTGAAGTTGATAAAGTTTTATCTGCTGAAATGTGTGATGACAGAGAAGTGGCTTACACAAATAGTTTGACAAGCTTTACTTTCAGTAACGGACATGAAATGAGATTGAGTTTGATGCAATCCATCTTTCTATCAATTAGCTCATGGTGTGACAGTAAATTGCAGGATTATCATCTGCATTTTAGTAAG AAAAAACTATTTTTTGAGAGGGTGGTAACCATGGCGTTATCTGCAGGCAATGAAGATTTCGTTCCGCATATAAATTCCGAG TTTACCGGGGCTGGCACTTCTAGTGAGCTTGTTACTGGAAAGATCAGAGGATATGTCGAGAAGTCTTTGGATGCTGCATGCAGGAGAGTAAGCTTCGTGTTGTACTTGGCCATTATTAACTTCTGTGATTGTAATCATAACAAAGTGGATTTGTGGTCACAGGTTACTTATTCTCCTTCTTCTGGGTATATAAAAGATACGATTCATCCACTAGTTACACTTGCAAATGAGTTGAACCTCATCGTTGAGGAGGATCTCTCTATATTTTCCCCAGTTCTAAGTCAATGGTATCGTGAATGTGCTATGATCTCAGCCAAAAAGTTGCACCAGTTTTATGGTGAAAGACTG AAACCATTTCTCCAGGATGTAACATGCCTTACCATGGATGTAAGGAAGGTGCTTTCCGCTGCTGTTGCATTGGAGGCTTGTCTTACTAAACTCCATACTTCTGTTTGTAACGAAACTAAGTCACCCTCTGCCAACGAGCCAGCATTTGACTATTTTCCG ATTGCTGAAATTTCTGGGCCAATCATTCTTGACTGGATAGTTGCACAACATGAAAGAATCCTGGAATGGACTGCACGTGCTTTTGAGCTTGAG GACTGGGAACCTTTGTCATTGCAGCAAAAGCAAGCAGCTTCAGCAGTTGAAGTGTTTAGGATCATAGAAGAG ACCGTGGATCAATTTTTTGAGTTTAGCCTTCCAATGGACATCACACATTTGCAAGCTCTATTGTCCGTAATTTTTCACAGCTTGGATGCCTATTTGTCAAAAATGTCCATCCAGTTAG TtgagaagaaatttttttatcctTCTACCCCTTTGACACGCTACAAGGAAGCGGCATTTCCTATTGTCAAGAAAAAGGTTGTAGAGCATTCGATTCTAGATGATGAAGTACATAAACAGTTGGATATATTGGCAACTTCCAAGCTATGCATCAGATTGAACACTTATCGA TATATTCAGAAACAGATCACAGTACTTGAAGATGGCATTAGGAAGTCGTGGGAAGCTATCATACCATGCCGTTTATATGGATGTC AGATGACCCCTGGGACTTTGGGGACTTCTGTCGATTTGAATGATGAATCAGTTACGGAGCTTTTTGTTGCCACCCTGGATTGCATCAGGGATTCGGCTGGGCATGCTATTAAAAGGACTTGTGACTTCCTTG GAGCCAAAATTGTGTTCTGGGATATGAGGGATTCTTTTCTGTTTAATTTGTATCATGGTGGTGTTGAAGGCAACCGCTTGGATGATTTACTTCCTCAATTTGATAGT GCCCTCAATAATGTATGTCGATTGATTGACGAAACAATCAGAGACCTTGTGGTCTCCAGCATTTATAAGGCATCACTG GAAGGATTTGTATGGTTGTTACTTGACGGGGGTCCGTCACGTGCATTTTCTGACACAGATATTTCAATGATTGAAGAAGATCTTAGTGTGTTTGAA GACTTGTTTGTTGCCAATGGAGAAGGGCTTCCTCGTTCATTAATTGAGGAGGAATCAAAGTTTGTCCATCAGATTCTAAGCCTTTTCTCTCTTCAG ACTCAATCCGTGATCCAGATGCTGATGGAATCTAGTGAACACATTTCAGTAGATACCACCAGTCCTAGATATGCTCAGCGATACTTGGGAGATGCCGAAACATTAATACGGGTATTATGCCACAAGAAAGATAGGGAAGCCTCAAAGTTCTTAAAGAGACATTATCAGCTTCCTCCGTCTTCTG ATTATGGCGAAACTTCATCAGAGGATTCCAGTTTCCATTCTCCTTTATTGGCAGATATTGTGAAGCGAAGTGCATCCTTTCGATGGTCAGATAAAAGTCAGAGCAGCTTCAAATTTATGAAGAAGAAACTCCAAGAAGCAACGTGGGACATAAAGCATGTGACATGGTCAAAATAG